In Chitinophagaceae bacterium, the genomic window AATAGGTTTGAAAAGCATGTCCGGCCTCATGGGTCAGCACATCAATGTCACCGGAAGTACCATTGAAATTTGAAAAAATAAACGGGCTTCTTGTTTCACTGAGAAAGGTGCAGTATCCACCGCTTGCCTTGTTGGGCTTATTTACAAGATCCATCAATTCGTTGTCAATCATATAACTGAAAAACTCTCCTGTTTCCGGTGAAAGTTCATTATACATCTGTCTTGCATGCTCTACAATCCAGTCAGGTGATCCATGCGGCGTTGCATTTCCTGAGGTAAAGTCCAGCGGTTCATCAAAGTAAATTAGCTGATCAAGCCCGAGCCGTTTGCGTTGACGTTCTTTAAGTTCAGAAACGAGCGGTACAATTTTCACTTCCACCATTTTCCGAAAATCTTTTACCATCGCAGCATCATAATCTGTACGGCACATTCTGAGGTAGCCGACCTGCACAAAATTTTCGAAGCCAAGTTTTAAAGCTATGTCATGACGAACTTTTACCAGGTCATCATAAATCCGGTCGAGCGCTGCGGCATTTGCTTTAAAGAATTCATCAGTCTTTTCATGAGCGGCTTGGCGGATGTTACGATCTGTTGAAAGTTTATAGGGAACCATGCCGCTGAGGTTCAGCTTTTTTCCATCAAACTCAATCTGTGCCGTAGCAATCAGTTTGGTATATTCTGTAGTCAGTTCATTCTCCCGCTGAAGGTCTGCAATAATTGATGGAGAAAATGTCTGAAGGGTAACTTTTGCAATATCAAACAACTGTTGTCCATAATGCTTTTCCAGTTCAGGTCTGCAGGAAGAAGACAGCAACACTTTATAAAATTCGGAAACAAGATCAAGATAGTTAGGGTAAGAGTTGTCGAAGTATTCCTGTTCTGCTTCAAAAAAAACATCACTCGTATCAATAGTATGCCTGATGCTGGCAACGTTGCTCATGGTTTCAAAATGAGCACGTAACTTATAAATCTGATCAATAATGGAAATCTGAACGTCGCGTTCTTTTGACTCTTTAAGCTGCTCAAGTAAAGTGTTAAACTTTGTCCCGATATTTTCGAGATCAGGACGCACGTAGGTAATTTGGCTGAATTTCATAGTAGCGTAAAGAGCGCAAAAATAAATGGAATAAAGCGACCTTCAATATCTATTTATGAATATTTCTTACCCAATTGTCTTCTACCCAAACTTTTTTAACGCGGCCATGCAATGGTGGATTCAGCTTGGCTACTCTCACCTTCAAACTGTAAACCGAAGGATAGATATTTGATATACCGCTGATAATTTTTTGAACTGCAGTTTCCAGCAGATGCATGGGTTCGAGCATTACTTTGCGAACTGTTTCATATACTTCCTCGTAGTCAACAGTCCGGGTTAATTCATCACCGGTTGAACCCCCGGTAAAGTTGACCGCCATTTTGATGGAAACTTCTATTTCATTACCAAGCAATTGTTCTGCTTCATAATAACCAACGTGCGCATGAAACTTCATGCCTTCGAATGCAATCACTGCCATTCTCAAAAATAATTAGATGTGTTGAAGTGTCAAATATCAGCAAATATTAACGGCATGCAGAATCAATTGAAACAGTTTGTTAAAAAAGAAACGAATGACAACAATAATTGAGAATGAATGTGGTCATGAGCAGGTCAGCAATAAGTCCGTCCCTATTTATTTCGGGATTTTTCAAAAGTCATGCATTGTCTTATTTGCACTTCACTATTTTACACCCACATTGAAAGAGATGTTTCAGAATTGTTCAGTTCCGCTATTTTTTTAATCCTATTACAGGTAAGA contains:
- the folB gene encoding dihydroneopterin aldolase, producing MAVIAFEGMKFHAHVGYYEAEQLLGNEIEVSIKMAVNFTGGSTGDELTRTVDYEEVYETVRKVMLEPMHLLETAVQKIISGISNIYPSVYSLKVRVAKLNPPLHGRVKKVWVEDNWVRNIHK
- a CDS encoding M3 family oligoendopeptidase codes for the protein MKFSQITYVRPDLENIGTKFNTLLEQLKESKERDVQISIIDQIYKLRAHFETMSNVASIRHTIDTSDVFFEAEQEYFDNSYPNYLDLVSEFYKVLLSSSCRPELEKHYGQQLFDIAKVTLQTFSPSIIADLQRENELTTEYTKLIATAQIEFDGKKLNLSGMVPYKLSTDRNIRQAAHEKTDEFFKANAAALDRIYDDLVKVRHDIALKLGFENFVQVGYLRMCRTDYDAAMVKDFRKMVEVKIVPLVSELKERQRKRLGLDQLIYFDEPLDFTSGNATPHGSPDWIVEHARQMYNELSPETGEFFSYMIDNELMDLVNKPNKASGGYCTFLSETRSPFIFSNFNGTSGDIDVLTHEAGHAFQTYCSRHLGMEEYYFPTSEAAEIHSMSMEFLTWPWMHLFFNGQTDKYKFAHLSHSLIFLPYGVAVDEFQHHMYEHPELTPAERNIYWRSLEKKYLPHRLYENNDFLESGGFWQRQAHIYKHPFYYIDYTLAQLCAFQFWVKSNENPKAAIEDYIRLCREGGSKSFLKLVAVAGLKSPFDTKSSSQTITAIENWLKTVDDNALN